The window CTGAAATGCTGGGAAATATTAACGTGACAGCTCAAGTCGCTGATCCGTTAAAACGCCGACAACTTAGTGGCACCGTGAAGCTGACACATTTGCAGTTGTATGGTGTGGCCCCGTTGATCGATGCCCTGCACAGTACCAAAGGCACAGTCGACATCGACGGCCGACTAGCCGGTACACTCGATGCGCCATTATTTTACGGTCAGGCCCGGCTGAAAGATGGTGAAGTGGATACGGAAACGGAAATGCTAAGCCTACGCCAGATCAATGGCACATTAATGATTAATGGCGATCAAGCAGAATTGAATGCCAGCCTGCTCGCCGGCAAGGGATCTGCCACACTGACGGGCCATACTCGCTGGCCAGGTGGCGTGCCGTCGGGTGTGTTGGCATTACGTGGTAAAGAAATGGAACTGGCTTTTGCTGGTTATGGTAACGGCAGAGTCGATTCTGATCTGCAATTACAATTTGATGCCGAGCAAGCCTCACTGAATGGCAATATCGTTGTGCCATGGGCCCGAATTGATATCAAAAGCCTGCCCGAAAATGGCATTGAAATATCGGATGATGTGCATATCGTCCGACCACTGCAACAACAAAGTCGCCCTGCACCATTTCCTTTTTTTATGAATGTTGATCTTAGCTTAGGCTCCGATGTTCAGTTCAGTGCGATGGGCCTGAAAACGGCGCTGGGTGGCGGCTTACGTTTTCGCCAGAAACCAGGGCAGAACCTGATGACGCAAGGTGAAATTCGCCTGGTCAATGGTCGCTTTAAGGCTTACGGGCAGAATCTGGTGATCCGTAGCGGTAAGCTGATGTTTAATGGTGATGTCACGGAGCCTTACGTCATGGCGGAAGCAATTCGTGATCCGTCGACGATGGAAGACAGCAATGTCACGGTTGGGGTGAAAATTAACTCGCCGATTAACTCTATCAGTGCGCAGGTTTTCTCTGAGCCAGAATTACCTGACACCGATAAATTGTCTTACCTGTTGCGTGGGCGCAGCTCTACCGCAACCACCAATGGTTCGACGGAAGAAGCCATGGCAGCAATGATGATTGGCGCAGGGCTAGGGCAGACCAACGGTGTCGTGTCTGATGTAGCATCGACCTTTGGTTTGAAAGATGCGGCGTTTGATACCAGCGGCAGCGGAACGGACACCAAAGTGAATTTATCAGCTTACCTGCTGAAAGATTTACAACTGCAATATGGCGTGGGGGTTTACAGTGCTGTCAGTGAAGTAAAATTGAAATATTTCCTGCTGCCTCAGCTGTATTTACAGGCGGTGAGTAGTCTGGATCAGGCGGTTGATCTGTTTTACAAATTTGAGTTTTAGACATGCTATCCGAGCGTTTTAAACGCACGGATAGTAGATTTTAATTACAGTTGTGTTTGTTTAAGTTGTTCCAGCAATCGGGTAAATTCTTGTTGTGGTAATGGCTTGTTACGCAGATAACCTTGGAAGAAATCACAGTTCAAGGTGCGTAACACATCCAGTTGTTGTTCCGTTTCAACCCCTTCTGCCAATACCCGAAAGCCTAAAACGGTCGCCAGATTAACCACACAAGAGACCAGCGCTTGATCTTTATAGTCTTCCGCCAGCCGGTTGATAAATGAGCGATCTAATTTTACTTCATTGACGGGCAATGTTTTCAGATAGGCCAGAGAGGAATAACCGGTGCCAAAATCATCAATGGATAAACTAACTCCTAGCTGACGTAGCTGCTGCATTTTATCGATGGTGTCTTGCAGATTTTCCAGCACAACTGACTCGGTAATTTCCAGCATCAGTTTTTCCGCTGGCATATTGGTATTTTTCAGCAGCCATTCCACTTGGGTTACGAAGTCATGGCAATGATATTGGCGGGCACTGACATTGACGGATATTCCCGGTAAATGCAGCCCATTATCTTGCCAGTAAACAAATTGCTCACAGGCCTGTTTTAGCACCCACCAGCCAATATCATTGATCAGACTGGTTTCTTCGGCGACCGGAATAAAATCACCAGGTGGGATCAGTTTTCCCTGATGTTCCCAACGGATCAAGGCTTCGGCGCCAATCAGCTTACCAGTCGCGGTTTCATATTGAGGCTGATAATGTAGACGGAACTCGCCGGAGGTGAGGGCGCTGCGTAATTTGATATTCAGCTCTAGTCGTTTTCTGATCTCATCGGCCATATCTTCAGTAAAGAAGGCAAACTGGCCACGGTTGTGTTGTTTGGCGGTATGCGAGGCTGTTTCCACCTGCTTTAATAATTCTAACGGCTCTGATTCTGAACCGAACAACGTAATACCTAGTGTGCAGGTGACATGTAAAGAGATGCCATTAAGGATGTAAGGTGTTTGGAATATACCGAGCAATTGATTGGCGATAAATTCGCAGTGAATACGAGCAGTAACATCGCTTTGTCCGAGAGAGGCGGAAATTAACAACAGCTGGTCGGACGATATACGAGTCAGATAATAATTAGGGAATTGCTGCTGCAGGCGTTGAACCATTTTGATCAGCAGTAAATCGCCATAAGCATGTCCGAGTGAGTCGTTAATGTTTTTGAAGTTATCAACATCAATTAAAAGTAATCCATTGATCTCTTTACTTTGCTGAGCACTTTCCACTGTCTCGGCAAGTTTTTCCAGCAACGATCTGCGGTTTGGTAAACCGGTTAAATCATCGGAATAAGCCAGCCGTTCAATTTGCGCTTTGGTGCTGTGTTGTTCCGCCAGATCTTCAAAGGCACAGACATAATGCTGAACCACGCCATATTCCATAATGGCATTGACTCTGAGGTGTACCGGGAAATAAAAGCCACTACTGCGAACCAGTCGCTCTTCGCCTTGCCAGCAATTATCCTGTTCCAGTGCCGTCAGTAATGTATCGAAGAAATCATCGCCGTAATAACGTGGCCGAAGTAGCCGGAAGTGTTTGTTCAACACCTGAGCTTCGCTGTAACCGGTAATGCTGCAAAATGCTGAATTGACTCGTTCAATAATACCGCGATGGTTGATGATCAACATCGCCAACCGGTTATCAAAGGCCGCTTCTGCAGTTTTCAGCTGGCTCTTTAATGACTGATGCTGTAACTCCGCTTGTATCCGCACTTGCACCAGTGCAAGCACCTGCATGATGTTGGTCCAATGTTCCGGTAGGTCACGGAAAAACAGCAGTATGATCCCTGACAGAGTATTTTTTTCATCTTTAAGGGCCAACGCAAAACACCATTGCTCATGTTGCATTAGCTGGTGGGGTAGCGTTTCCTGATCCCAGATCATATGCCCGGACTGCAATACTTGCTGACGCAGGTTATGGCCGAATTCCAGCACCGGTGGCAGATGACCATCACTGGTTGGGCACGGCTGGATGTAGCCGGGTAAATCAGCGCATTGCATTGCGAGCAGACAACGTGTTGCACCGGTTTTTTGTTGTAACAGCCCCTGAACTTCGGCAAAGAAATCCGCACCATGCAATGCAGCTATTTCCGTATTAAATTGGTGTAGCCAGTCAGAGGTTTGTTGGGTAATTGCTTTGGGGGCTGGTGAAGTTTGCTGTGCGGGTAGTTCATTGATCATCAGCAACGTTGCTGCAGTTTGCGCGAGCTGGAATAACTCGGGAGCAAAGCTGTCTTGCAACTGCCGATATTCCAACGTCAGTACGCCACAAAGTTGCCGTTCTACCCGAATCGCCGTATCCAAACGTGCCAAAATGCCGCTTTCTTTGTAATAATTCTGGCCTACAAGCAAAGGCTGATGATGCACATCGGAAAAGCCTAACTGCTGACGAATATCCAGTGCGCGCTGATAACGACGATCGATGGGTTGGCTTCGTGGCAGCGATTCATTTCCACTGATGTAAATCGGAGAAAGCGTTTGTTGCTGTAATTGCCAGACAATCAGACGGTCGCAGCCGGAATAATATTGAATGGTTTCCAGTAACTGGCGGTTACGTTCCGGGCCGGATAATCCCTGCACTGATTTTTCCAGTTCAAGAACGGTCAACCCTTGTGTTGAAGCAACTTTGCGCATCGGTTTGGCAAAAATAAGCCAATGTGAAGATTCAGTTGGCGTAACATTAAGCTGCCAGCAAACGTTATCCAGCTCGATGTTGGTGGTTTGTGGCTGATTTTTACTGAATATGGCATTAAGTCGCTGAGCATGAAGCGGCGGCAATTGATCAGGCCAGTACATTTCTGGCTTAGGGAATAACGAAACAGGATGATTAGCATGGGGATTCGCCAGTTTTAACTGGCGAGTTGCTGAATTCCACAGTAAGAAACAACCATCGGTATCTGTATCGTCGTCTACAATTGGAGCGCTTAAAAAATTCATATAAAACAATGTTCTGCGTAGATGAACTAAAGAATAGCTTAAAATACTAAAAGCACAACCCGAGAAAAACATACTTGTTATCTAAATTAGATAAAGCTAAATTAAAGCCATAGATTTTTAAGGGAAGCAAATATGACAAAAATAATCATTGTCGGTGGCGTAGCGGGTGGTGCATCTGCCGCAGCACGAGCGCGTCGCTTGTCAGAAGACGCTGAAATCATAATGCTGGAGCGCGGCGAATTCATCTCTTTTGCGAATTGCGGCCTGCCTTATCACGTCAGCGGCGATATTACGCAACGTGATGCTTTATTACTGCAAACCCCGCAAAGTTTTAAATCGCGCTTTAACGTTGACGTTCGTATTTTCTCTGAAGTTGTTGCGATTGATCGCCAGAAAAAAATTATTACGGTAAAAAACGTGCTTTCTGGTGAAGAATATCAAGAGTCATACGATAAATTGTTATTGAGTCCGGGGGCGGCGCCAATTCGCCCGCCAATAAACGGTATTAACAGTGCGAACACCTTTAGTTTGCGAAATATTCCAGATATGGATCGTATTCTCGCGGCTATCAATTTGAATAAACCACAATATGCGACTGTTGTTGGCGGTGGTTTTATCGGCCTTGAAATGGTGGAAGCGCTGCATCAGCAGGGAATAGCAGTGACATTACTTGAACTTTCAGGTCAAGTAATGGCGCCAGTAGATCCAGAAATGGCAAATTTTGTTCATCAGGTGCTGGTGCAAAATCGAACTGATTTACGATTGAATACCGGGTTAACAGAGATCAAAGAAATACCTGTTATTCCTTCTGAGCCTGACGCTACTAGTGATTTTACTGTTCATCCAGATCAAATAAACCATCTGGAGCTGACGTTAAGCAATGGTGAAAAATTAGCAACCGGGCTGGTTATTCTGGCGATCGGTGTGAAACCTGAAACTATGTTGGCATCAGCCGCAGGGCTTGAGCTGGGAGCTCGTGGTGGTATCAAGGTCGATGAAGGTATGCGTACCAGTGACCCTGATATTTATGCGGTCGGTGATGCGGTAGAAACGCTGGATTTTGTGACCGCACAACCGGCGTTGATTCCGTTGGCTGGCCCTGCCAATCGTCAGGGTCGTATTGCTGCCGATAACATGCTGGGGCGTGACGAAAAATATCAGCGCACACAAGGCACTGCGATTTGTAAGGTATTTGATTTTGCGATTGCCAGCACCGGCCACAGCGAGAAGAGCTTGCAACGTCTGGGGCGAGCTTATGAAAAAGTGTACGTTCATCCGGATAATCACGCAGGTTACTATCCGGGTGCATTTCCGGTCAGCTTCAAACTTATTTTTGATCCGGTTACCGGGCAAATCCTGGGTGGGCAGGCGTTTGGTAAAGAGGGGGTTGATAAACGTATCGACGTATTAGCCGTTGCCATGCGTGCCGGTTTGAAAGTGCAAGACCTGGAACACCTTGAGCTGACCTATGCGCCGCCATTTGGTTCGGCACGTGACGTAATCAATCAGGCTGGGATGGTCGCAGCAAACATAATGAAAGGTGATGAGCGTGTTTGTCACACGGCGGATATTTTGAACATCTCACCCGAACAGTTTTTGTTAGATGTGCGTAATCCGGGTGAGTTAACCAATATTGGTGCGATTCCGGGGGCGGTAAATATTCCGGTGGATCAACTGCGTGAACGTTTAGCTGAATTACCGAAAGACAAAGAAATTCTGATCACTTGTCAGGTTGGTTTGCGTGGCCATGTCGCTTATCGTTTATTGGCTAACCATGGTTTTAATGCTCGCAATCTTTCCGGTGGTTTCAAAACATTCCAGATCACGACCGCAAAATTCTGACGGTTAGTAATATGAAATGGGAAAGGGCGACTTTCATTGAAAGTCGCCCTTTTTATTACTCAGTCATTCTTTTGGCGTAACGTTGCGCCAGCACCGCACAGACCATCAATTGAATTTGATGAAACAGCATGATCGGTAACAAGATCGGGCCGAGATGCGCACCGGCAAACAATACTTTTGCCATGGGAACACCGCTAACCAGACTTTTCTTTGAGCCACAAAACACAATCGTAATTTCGTCTTGCACCGAGAAACCTAAACGGCGACTGATCAGACGTGAGCTTAATAACGCAGCGGCTAAAATCACGATACACACCACGAGTAAACCGAGTAATGAACTCATTGGCACTGTGCTCCAAAGGTGTTCAATCACTGCCGCGCTGAATGCGGTATATACCACCAGCAAGATAGAGCCACGGTCGACAATACCCAGTACTTTCTTATGTTTGGTAACAAATCCACCAATCCAGGGTTGCAGCAGATGCCCAGTCACAAAGGGTAGTAATAATTGCAGTAAGATCTTACTGATGCCATGCAAATCACTGTTACCGGTTCCTTTGGCTAAAACAAGACTCACCAATATTGGTGTAACGAATATTCCCAGCAGACTGGAAGCCGAAGCGCTACATACCGCTGCCGGCACATTCCCTTTTGCCATGGAGGTAAAAGCAATCGCAGACTGTACCGTGGCGGGCAAACAGCATAAATACAAAATACCTTGGTAAATCACAGGCCCTACTAACGGTGTTAATAGTGGCTGTAGCAATAAACCAATGATGGGGAATAACAGAAAAGTCAGGCTCATCACTAATAGATGCAAGCGCCAGTGCGTGATACCCGCTAATACTGCACCACGCGATAATTTGGCGCCATGCAGAAAAAACAGCAGCGCGATAGCGATATCGGCTACCTGATTAAAAATCACGGCAGTGGTTCCCTGACACGGCAAGAAACTGGCTAACGTCACGGTGCTGATCAGCAGCAGTGTAAAACGATCAGGGAACAGACGTGATAATCCACTGAACATATATAATTCCTGTTGTTAATACCTTCCGGCATACTCTAAGCTTTCCAGTAATGCGCCACTAACGATAAAAAGTCATTTTATGTCGATAAAAGGACAACTAATCCGCACAGAGCGGATCGTGCCAGATATAGAACAACTACCACGCCCTGTATATGCCAGAAATGAGTCTGTTGCCCGTGATTCGCAAACGGTGTGGCATCAGCATGATTGGATTCAGATCTCTTATGCGATCCGCGGCATGCTGACTGTCTACACTGACAATGGGAGCTATGTAGTACCACCGATGTGGGCAGTATGGATACCTAACGGTGTGCGTCATCAAGTGATCACCTCTGATCGTGTGGAAATGCGTGGGCTGTATATCGAAGCGAGCGCCGCATGTTTTGATAACGAGGCAGCGGAATGTCGGGTGTTTGAAGTGACACCGTTGTTACGAGAACTGATCTGTACGTTTTGTGCATTACCCGTGTTATATGACATTGCTGGCGAGCAAGGGCGATTGGTGCAAGTTCTGCTTGATCAACTGCGTGCGGCTAAGACCGTAGAATGGTCGTTGCCAATGCCAACTGATCAACGGTTGAAGCAATTGTGTGACGAATTACAGCTACACCCGGATGATCAGCGAACGTTAGTTGCTTGGGGGCAATTATTAGGTGCATCAGAAAAAACGCTCAGCCGACTTTTCTTGAAACAAACGGGGCTGTCATTTCGTATCTGGCGCCAGCGGTTACGTTTATTCAGTGCATTACGCCGTCTTGAGTCGGGAGAAAAGGTCACCTCGGTGGCGCTGGCTTCCGGTTATGATTCGACGTCCTCGTTTATTGCCGCTTTCCGGGCACAGTTTGGTATGACGCCGGGCGAAGTCTTTTAAATACAAAAAAAAGCACCCGACAATTGCCGGATGCTCTGCTTATGGACACGGAGGAGATTTTTAGCAACCGTTAAATCAGTTCTTTGATAACGGCTTTCAGCAGTGCCATGCCTTCATCGATGATTTCCATTTCGGTCGTCAATGGTGGCAGGAAGCGGATCACATTAGCACGAGTGCCGCATGACAGCAGGATCAAACCTTTTTCCGCTGCTTTGGCACAGATGGCTTTGG of the uncultured Tolumonas sp. genome contains:
- a CDS encoding helix-turn-helix transcriptional regulator, with protein sequence MSIKGQLIRTERIVPDIEQLPRPVYARNESVARDSQTVWHQHDWIQISYAIRGMLTVYTDNGSYVVPPMWAVWIPNGVRHQVITSDRVEMRGLYIEASAACFDNEAAECRVFEVTPLLRELICTFCALPVLYDIAGEQGRLVQVLLDQLRAAKTVEWSLPMPTDQRLKQLCDELQLHPDDQRTLVAWGQLLGASEKTLSRLFLKQTGLSFRIWRQRLRLFSALRRLESGEKVTSVALASGYDSTSSFIAAFRAQFGMTPGEVF
- a CDS encoding FAD-dependent oxidoreductase, producing MTKIIIVGGVAGGASAAARARRLSEDAEIIMLERGEFISFANCGLPYHVSGDITQRDALLLQTPQSFKSRFNVDVRIFSEVVAIDRQKKIITVKNVLSGEEYQESYDKLLLSPGAAPIRPPINGINSANTFSLRNIPDMDRILAAINLNKPQYATVVGGGFIGLEMVEALHQQGIAVTLLELSGQVMAPVDPEMANFVHQVLVQNRTDLRLNTGLTEIKEIPVIPSEPDATSDFTVHPDQINHLELTLSNGEKLATGLVILAIGVKPETMLASAAGLELGARGGIKVDEGMRTSDPDIYAVGDAVETLDFVTAQPALIPLAGPANRQGRIAADNMLGRDEKYQRTQGTAICKVFDFAIASTGHSEKSLQRLGRAYEKVYVHPDNHAGYYPGAFPVSFKLIFDPVTGQILGGQAFGKEGVDKRIDVLAVAMRAGLKVQDLEHLELTYAPPFGSARDVINQAGMVAANIMKGDERVCHTADILNISPEQFLLDVRNPGELTNIGAIPGAVNIPVDQLRERLAELPKDKEILITCQVGLRGHVAYRLLANHGFNARNLSGGFKTFQITTAKF
- a CDS encoding bile acid:sodium symporter family protein, producing MFPDRFTLLLISTVTLASFLPCQGTTAVIFNQVADIAIALLFFLHGAKLSRGAVLAGITHWRLHLLVMSLTFLLFPIIGLLLQPLLTPLVGPVIYQGILYLCCLPATVQSAIAFTSMAKGNVPAAVCSASASSLLGIFVTPILVSLVLAKGTGNSDLHGISKILLQLLLPFVTGHLLQPWIGGFVTKHKKVLGIVDRGSILLVVYTAFSAAVIEHLWSTVPMSSLLGLLVVCIVILAAALLSSRLISRRLGFSVQDEITIVFCGSKKSLVSGVPMAKVLFAGAHLGPILLPIMLFHQIQLMVCAVLAQRYAKRMTE
- a CDS encoding EAL domain-containing protein; this encodes MNFLSAPIVDDDTDTDGCFLLWNSATRQLKLANPHANHPVSLFPKPEMYWPDQLPPLHAQRLNAIFSKNQPQTTNIELDNVCWQLNVTPTESSHWLIFAKPMRKVASTQGLTVLELEKSVQGLSGPERNRQLLETIQYYSGCDRLIVWQLQQQTLSPIYISGNESLPRSQPIDRRYQRALDIRQQLGFSDVHHQPLLVGQNYYKESGILARLDTAIRVERQLCGVLTLEYRQLQDSFAPELFQLAQTAATLLMINELPAQQTSPAPKAITQQTSDWLHQFNTEIAALHGADFFAEVQGLLQQKTGATRCLLAMQCADLPGYIQPCPTSDGHLPPVLEFGHNLRQQVLQSGHMIWDQETLPHQLMQHEQWCFALALKDEKNTLSGIILLFFRDLPEHWTNIMQVLALVQVRIQAELQHQSLKSQLKTAEAAFDNRLAMLIINHRGIIERVNSAFCSITGYSEAQVLNKHFRLLRPRYYGDDFFDTLLTALEQDNCWQGEERLVRSSGFYFPVHLRVNAIMEYGVVQHYVCAFEDLAEQHSTKAQIERLAYSDDLTGLPNRRSLLEKLAETVESAQQSKEINGLLLIDVDNFKNINDSLGHAYGDLLLIKMVQRLQQQFPNYYLTRISSDQLLLISASLGQSDVTARIHCEFIANQLLGIFQTPYILNGISLHVTCTLGITLFGSESEPLELLKQVETASHTAKQHNRGQFAFFTEDMADEIRKRLELNIKLRSALTSGEFRLHYQPQYETATGKLIGAEALIRWEHQGKLIPPGDFIPVAEETSLINDIGWWVLKQACEQFVYWQDNGLHLPGISVNVSARQYHCHDFVTQVEWLLKNTNMPAEKLMLEITESVVLENLQDTIDKMQQLRQLGVSLSIDDFGTGYSSLAYLKTLPVNEVKLDRSFINRLAEDYKDQALVSCVVNLATVLGFRVLAEGVETEQQLDVLRTLNCDFFQGYLRNKPLPQQEFTRLLEQLKQTQL